Proteins found in one Mycteria americana isolate JAX WOST 10 ecotype Jacksonville Zoo and Gardens chromosome 8, USCA_MyAme_1.0, whole genome shotgun sequence genomic segment:
- the PMFBP1 gene encoding polyamine-modulated factor 1-binding protein 1 isoform X3 gives MHAAAHAEEKLQRSQEQLQALREQLGAQEEQSQGLWHSLARLQDELGATQAREQQSLQQLSGAKETIQGLQQEAASNRKHLAELLQRVRAGTEQPPDATSRHAALSARAAKCRRALSCSWAALVPGGGPSLPIAWPTALPAPQLRMQVQDMATLQAELAQAQQEKAKQEEKIAAYEEQRQQLHWELRKLQGSQEQSKQEAVK, from the exons ATGCACGCTGCGGCCCACGCGGAAGAGAagctgcagaggagccaggaACAGCTCCAAGCCCTGAGGGAGCAG CTGGGGGCAcaggaggagcagagccagggcctGTGGCACAGCCTGGCTCGGCTGCAGGATGAGCTGGGAGCCACCCAGGCCCGGGAGCAGCAAAGTCTGCAGCAGCTGAGCGGAGCCAAGGAGACCATCCAAGGCCTGCAGCAGGAAGCAGCCTCCAACAGAAAgcacctggcagagctgctgcaacGGGTGAGGGCAGGGACAGAACAGCCCCCCGATGCAACCAGCCGCCATGCAGCCCTCAGTGCCAGAGCAGCGAAGTGCCGCAGAGCCCTTTCCTGCTCCTGGGCAGCACTggtcccgggggggggccccAGCCTGCCCATAGCTTGGCCAaccgccctccctgccccacaacTTCGCATGCAGGTGCAGGACATGGCCaccctgcaggcagagctggcccaAGCCCAGCAAGAGAAAGCCAAGCAGGAGGAGAAGATTGCAGCCTACGAggaacagaggcagcagctccacTGGGAGCTGAGGAAGCTGCAGGGGTCCCAGGAGCAGAGCAAGCAGGAG GCAGTCAAATGA
- the PMFBP1 gene encoding polyamine-modulated factor 1-binding protein 1 isoform X4 → MHAAAHAEEKLQRSQEQLQALREQLGAQEEQSQGLWHSLARLQDELGATQAREQQSLQQLSGAKETIQGLQQEAASNRKHLAELLQRVQDMATLQAELAQAQQEKAKQEEKIAAYEEQRQQLHWELRKLQGSQEQSKQEVSVPQAFPQGTGSLLSLSLSLPLCATGRPSPSRRGCRS, encoded by the exons ATGCACGCTGCGGCCCACGCGGAAGAGAagctgcagaggagccaggaACAGCTCCAAGCCCTGAGGGAGCAG CTGGGGGCAcaggaggagcagagccagggcctGTGGCACAGCCTGGCTCGGCTGCAGGATGAGCTGGGAGCCACCCAGGCCCGGGAGCAGCAAAGTCTGCAGCAGCTGAGCGGAGCCAAGGAGACCATCCAAGGCCTGCAGCAGGAAGCAGCCTCCAACAGAAAgcacctggcagagctgctgcaacGG GTGCAGGACATGGCCaccctgcaggcagagctggcccaAGCCCAGCAAGAGAAAGCCAAGCAGGAGGAGAAGATTGCAGCCTACGAggaacagaggcagcagctccacTGGGAGCTGAGGAAGCTGCAGGGGTCCCAGGAGCAGAGCAAGCAGGAGGTAAGCGTGCCCCAAGCCTTCCCACAGGGCACCGGGAGTCTGCTCAGCCTGTCCCTCTCACTGCCTCTCTGTGCCACCGGCAGGCCTTCTCCCtccaggagaggctgcaggagctga
- the PMFBP1 gene encoding polyamine-modulated factor 1-binding protein 1 isoform X2, protein MHAAAHAEEKLQRSQEQLQALREQLGAQEEQSQGLWHSLARLQDELGATQAREQQSLQQLSGAKETIQGLQQEAASNRKHLAELLQRVRAGTEQPPDATSRHAALSARAAKCRRALSCSWAALVPGGGPSLPIAWPTALPAPQLRMQVQDMATLQAELAQAQQEKAKQEEKIAAYEEQRQQLHWELRKLQGSQEQSKQEASSRHTGQDAGGKHVPHGQNT, encoded by the exons ATGCACGCTGCGGCCCACGCGGAAGAGAagctgcagaggagccaggaACAGCTCCAAGCCCTGAGGGAGCAG CTGGGGGCAcaggaggagcagagccagggcctGTGGCACAGCCTGGCTCGGCTGCAGGATGAGCTGGGAGCCACCCAGGCCCGGGAGCAGCAAAGTCTGCAGCAGCTGAGCGGAGCCAAGGAGACCATCCAAGGCCTGCAGCAGGAAGCAGCCTCCAACAGAAAgcacctggcagagctgctgcaacGGGTGAGGGCAGGGACAGAACAGCCCCCCGATGCAACCAGCCGCCATGCAGCCCTCAGTGCCAGAGCAGCGAAGTGCCGCAGAGCCCTTTCCTGCTCCTGGGCAGCACTggtcccgggggggggccccAGCCTGCCCATAGCTTGGCCAaccgccctccctgccccacaacTTCGCATGCAGGTGCAGGACATGGCCaccctgcaggcagagctggcccaAGCCCAGCAAGAGAAAGCCAAGCAGGAGGAGAAGATTGCAGCCTACGAggaacagaggcagcagctccacTGGGAGCTGAGGAAGCTGCAGGGGTCCCAGGAGCAGAGCAAGCAGGAG GCGTCCTCAAGACACACTGGGCAGGACGCAGGAGGAAAACACGTGCCTCACGGTCAGAACACATGA
- the PMFBP1 gene encoding polyamine-modulated factor 1-binding protein 1 isoform X1: MHAAAHAEEKLQRSQEQLQALREQLGAQEEQSQGLWHSLARLQDELGATQAREQQSLQQLSGAKETIQGLQQEAASNRKHLAELLQRVRAGTEQPPDATSRHAALSARAAKCRRALSCSWAALVPGGGPSLPIAWPTALPAPQLRMQVQDMATLQAELAQAQQEKAKQEEKIAAYEEQRQQLHWELRKLQGSQEQSKQEVSVPQAFPQGTGSLLSLSLSLPLCATGRPSPSRRGCRS, encoded by the exons ATGCACGCTGCGGCCCACGCGGAAGAGAagctgcagaggagccaggaACAGCTCCAAGCCCTGAGGGAGCAG CTGGGGGCAcaggaggagcagagccagggcctGTGGCACAGCCTGGCTCGGCTGCAGGATGAGCTGGGAGCCACCCAGGCCCGGGAGCAGCAAAGTCTGCAGCAGCTGAGCGGAGCCAAGGAGACCATCCAAGGCCTGCAGCAGGAAGCAGCCTCCAACAGAAAgcacctggcagagctgctgcaacGGGTGAGGGCAGGGACAGAACAGCCCCCCGATGCAACCAGCCGCCATGCAGCCCTCAGTGCCAGAGCAGCGAAGTGCCGCAGAGCCCTTTCCTGCTCCTGGGCAGCACTggtcccgggggggggccccAGCCTGCCCATAGCTTGGCCAaccgccctccctgccccacaacTTCGCATGCAGGTGCAGGACATGGCCaccctgcaggcagagctggcccaAGCCCAGCAAGAGAAAGCCAAGCAGGAGGAGAAGATTGCAGCCTACGAggaacagaggcagcagctccacTGGGAGCTGAGGAAGCTGCAGGGGTCCCAGGAGCAGAGCAAGCAGGAGGTAAGCGTGCCCCAAGCCTTCCCACAGGGCACCGGGAGTCTGCTCAGCCTGTCCCTCTCACTGCCTCTCTGTGCCACCGGCAGGCCTTCTCCCtccaggagaggctgcaggagctga
- the DHX38 gene encoding pre-mRNA-splicing factor ATP-dependent RNA helicase PRP16, with protein sequence MAEASEESLHRLAGTSPDAEAGGLVLRRRSAAAEQHVFKAPAPRASLLGLDVLAAQKRREREEEAAGGKRSRVSSYKDWEEGRDEAGSPEEDEEEEEETDRSSRSARKDRHYRSVHVETPSYTGGVSEEFWERSRQRERERREHGVFASSKEEKERKKERSRDRDHDRKRDREERDRSRHSSRSERDGSSERSSRRSSEPESPRHRPKDAATPSRSSWEEDDGGYSSARRSQWESPSPMPSSRDSERSHRASSLRDTDRRDRDRSVRSRYSDKTPLPTPSYKYNEWADDRRHLGATPRLSRGRGRRADGEEGIAFETEEERQQWEDDQRQADRDWYMMDEGYDEFHNPLAYSSEEYVKKREQHLHKQRQKRISAQRRQINEDNERWETNRMLTSGVVHRIEVDEDFEEDNSAKVHLLVHNLVPPFLDGRIVFTKQPEPVIPVKDATSDLAIIARKGSQLVRKHREQKERKRAQHKHWELAGTKLGDIMGIKKEEEKDEMVTEDGKVDYRTEQKFAEHMKEKSEASSEFAKKKSILEQRQYLPIFAVQQELLSILRDNSIVIVVGETGSGKTTQLTQYLHEDGYTDYGMIGCTQPRRVAAMSVAKRVSEEMGVRLGEEVGYAIRFEDCTSENTVIKYMTDGILLRESLREADLDNYSAIIMDEAHERSLNTDVLFGLLREVVARRSDLKLVVTSATMDADKFASFFGNVPIFHIPGRTFPVDILFSKTPQEDYVEAAVKQALQVHLSGAPGDILVFMPGQEDIEVTSEQIVEHLEELEKAPALAVLPIYSQLPSDLQAKIFQKAPDGVRKCIVATNIAETSLTVDGIMFVIDSGYCKLKVFNPRIGMDALQIYPISQANANQRAGRAGRTGPGHCFRLYTQSAYKNELLTTTVPEIQRTNLANVVLLLKSLGVQDLLQFHFMDPPPEDNMLNSMYQLWILGALDNTGGLTSTGRLMVEFPLDPALSKMLIVSCDMGCSSEILLIVSMLSVPAIFYRPKGREEESDQVREKFAVPESDHLTYLNVYLQWKNNSYSTLWCNQHFIHAKAMRKVREVRAQLKDIMVQQRMSLASCGTDWDVVRKCICAAYFHQAAKLKGIGEYVNIRTGMPCHLHPTSSLFGMGYTPDYIVYHELVMTTKEYMQCVTAVDGEWLAELGPMFYSIKHAGKSRQENRRRAKEEVSAMEEEMALAEEQLRARREEQERRNPLGSARSTKIYTPGRKEQGEPLTPRRTPARFGL encoded by the exons ATGGCCGAGGCGAGCGAGGAGTCGCTGCACCGGCTGGCGGGGACGAGCCCGGACGCCGAGGCCGGCGGGCTGGTCCTGCGGAGGCGGAGCGCCGCCGCCGAGCAGCACGTCTTCAAGGCGCCGGCACCACGGGCCTCTCTGCTGGGCCTGGACGTGCTGGCGGCCCAGAAGCGGCGGGAGCGCGAGGAGGAGGCGGCCGGTGGGAAGCGGTCCCGGGTCTCCTCCTACAAGGACTGGGAAGAGGGCCGTGACGAGGCGGGCAGCCccgaggaggacgaggaggaggaggaggagaccgATCGGAGCAGCCGGAGCGCTCGCAAGGACAG GCATTACCGTTCTGTCCACGTGGAAACGCCTTCCTACACAGGGGGTGTCAGCGAGGAGTTTTGGGAACGCAGCCGGCAGCGGGAAAGGGAGCGTCGGGAGCATGGTGTCTTTGCCTCctccaaggaggagaaggaacgaAAGAAGGAACGCAGTAGGGATCGGGACCACGATCGTAAACGGGACCGCG AGGAGCGGGACAGAAGTCGTCACAGCAGCAGATCGGAGAGGGATGGCTCATCGGAgcggagcagcaggaggagcagcgaACCGGAGAGCCCCAGACATCGGCCCAAAG ATGCAGCCACGCCGTCTCGCTCGAGCTGGGAGGAAGATGATGGCGGCTACAGCAGTGCCCGCCGCTCACAGTGGGAATCTCCCTCGCCCATGCCTTCCAGTCGAGACTCAGAGCGCAGCCACCGGGCATCATCACTGCGGGACACGGACCGGAGAGACCGGGACAG GTCTGTGAGGAGCAGGTACTCGGATAAGACGCCATTGCCCACCCCGTCATACAAATACAACGAGTGGGCTGACGACCGGAGACACCTGGGGGCCACGCCGCGGCTGTCCAGAGGGAGAG GCCGGCGTGCAGACGGGGAGGAGGGCATCGCCTTCGAGACGGAGGAGGAGCGGCAGCAGTGGGAGGACGACCAGCGG caagCCGACCGGGACTGGTACATGATGGATGAGGGCTACGATGAGTTTCACAACCCCTTGGCCTACTCCTCTGAGGAGTACGTGAAGAAGCGGGAGCAGCACTTGCACAAGCAGAGGCAGAAGCGCATCTCGGCGCAGCGGCGGCAGATCAATGAG GATAACGAGCGCTGGGAGACGAATCGCATGCTGACCAGTGGTGTGGTTCATCGCATTGAAGTGGACGAAGATTTTGAGGAGGATAACTCTGCTAAAGTGCACCTGTTGGTGCACAACCTAGTCCCCCCTTTCCTAGATGGAAGGATTGTCTTCACCAAGCAG CCAGAGCCGGTCATCCCTGTCAAGGATGCCACCTCAGATTTGGCCATCATAGCCCGGAAAGGCAGCCAATTGGTGCGCAAGCACAGGGAGCAGAAGGAGCGTAAGAGG GCTCAGCATAAGCACTGGGAGCTGGCAGGCACAAAACTGGGAGACATTATGGGGatcaagaaggaggaggagaaggacgAGATGGTGACAGAAGATGGCAAAGTGGATTACAG GACTGAGCAGAAGTTTGCCgaacacatgaaagaaaaaagtgaagccAGCAGCGAGTTCGCCAAGAAGAAATCAATCCTGGAGCAGAGGCAATATCTGCCCATCTTTgctgtgcagcaggagctgctctccaTCCTCAG aGACAACAGCATTGTGATTGTGGTGGGGGAGACGGGGAGTGGGAAGACGACTCAGCTGACGCAGTACCTGCATGAGGATGGCTATACGGACTATGGCATGATTGGCTGCACCCAGCCCCGCAGAGTGGCGGCCATGTCAGTTGCCAAGCGCGTCAGTGAAGAGATGGGGGTGCGTCTGGGAGAGGAG GTGGGCTATGCCATCCGCTTTGAGGACTGCACGTCCGAGAACACAGTGATCAAATACATGACAGATGGGATCCTTCTTCGTGAGTCACTGCGAGAGGCTGACCTGGACAACTACAGTGCTATCATCATGGACGAGGCACATGAGCGCTCGCTCAATACGGACGTGCTCTTTGGCCTGCTTCGGGAG GTGGTGGCCCGACGCTCAGATCTGAAGCTTGTTGTCACCTCAGCCACCATGGATGCAGATAAGTTTGCCTCCTTCTTTGGGAACGTTCCTATTTTCCACATTCCTGGGCGCACTTTCCCTGTTGATATTCTTTTCAGCAAG ACCCCACAAGAGGATTACGTGGAGGCTGCAGTGAAACAAGCCCTGCAGGTCCATTTGTCTGGTGCTCCCGGAGACATCCTCGTCTTCATGCCTGGCCAGGAGGACATAGAG GTGACCTCAGAGCAAATTGTGGAGCACcttgaggagctggagaaggcGCCTGCTCTTGCTGTACTGCCTATCTATTCTCAGCTACCATCGGACTTGCAGGCCAAGATCTTCCAGAAG GCTCCAGATGGGGTCAGGAAGTGCATTGTTGCCACTAACATTGCAGAGACCTCACTGACAGTGGATGGCATCATGTTTGTGATTGACTCTGGCTACTGCAAGTTGAAG GTTTTCAACCCCCGTATAGGCATGGATGCGCTGCAGATCTACCCCATCAGTCAGGCCAATGCCAATCAGAGGGCAGGCCGAGCTGGCCGAACAGGCCCAGGCCACTGCTTCAG GCTCTACACCCAGAGCGCCTACAAGAATGAGCTGCTGACAACCACGGTGCCCGAGATCCAGCGCACCAACCTTGCCAATGTGGTGCTTTTGCTCAAGTCCCTGGGTGTGCAGGACCTGCTGCAGTTCCACTTCATGGATCCGCCCCCCGAGGACAACATGCTGAACTCCATGTACCAGCTGTGGATCCTGGGAGCCCTGGATAACACAG GTGGTCTGACCTCAACAGGACGTCTCATGGTGGAGTTCCCACTGGATCCTGCACTCTCCAAAATGCTCATTGTCTCCTGCGACATGGGTTGCAGCTCTGAGATCTTGCTCATTGTCTCCATGTTGTCTGTGCCTGCCATCTTTTATCGGCCTAAG GGCCGAGAGGAGGAGAGTGACCAAGTGCGGGAGAAGTTTGCTGTTCCAGAGAGCGATCACTTGACTTATCTGAATGTTTACCTGCAGTGGAAGAACAACAGCTATTCTACGCTGTGGTGCAATCAGCACTTCATCCATGCCAAGGCCATGCGGAAG GTGCGGGAGGTGCGTGCCCAGCTCAAGGACATTATGGTGCAGCAGCGGATGAGCCTAGCATCCTGTGGAACTGACTGGGATGTTGTCAGGAAGTGCATCTGTGCTGCGTATTTCCATCAAGCTGCAAAGCTGAAG GGCATTGGGGAGTATGTGAACATCCGCACAGGCATGCCCTGCCACCTGCACCCCACGAGCTCTCTGTTTGGCATGGGCTACACACCAGACTACATTGTGTACCATGAGTTGGTCATGACCACCAAG GAATACATGCAGTGTGTCACTGCTGTGGATGGAGagtggctggcagagctgggcccCATGTTCTACAGCATCAAACATGCTGGCAAGTCACGCCAG gAGAACCGCCGCCGTGCCAAGGAGGAGGTGTCTGCCATGGAGGAAGAGATGGCTttggctgaggagcagctgcgTGCCCggcgggaggagcaggagcgccgtAACCCGCTGGGCAGTGCAAG ATCTACTAAAATCTACACCCCTGGGCGGAAGGAGCAGGGGGAGCCCCTGACGCCACGACGCACCCCAGCCCGCTTTGGCCTCTAA
- the LOC142413318 gene encoding haptoglobin-like → MSMGPAVLLLAGLAWTVLETAAATEWSCAKPAEIEHGYVEHLIKYRCDPYYQLRGSGDGTYRCDEDHVWVSAEAGKEVPVCEPVCGKPKNPPKQMQRIIGGLLARKGSFPWQARLVTRHNLVAGATLIDDQWLLTTGRNVYLNHSENAKPEEIAPTLQLFLGSKEQPALGIERVVLHPGYPQSVDLALLKLKRKVLLGEEVMPICLPQKDYVRPGRVGYVSGWGRGATFAFPDMMKYVMLPVAEGESCRQYYEARNATYWVQPILSNDTFCVGMSELREDTCYGDAGGAFAVQDPDDDTWYAAGILSYDKTCTASKYGVYVDVQRVLAWVKETVAAG, encoded by the exons ATGAGCATGGG acctgcagtgctgctgcttgctggcctGGCCTGGACCGTGCTGGAGACGGCAGCTGCCACCG agtggAGCTGTGCAAAGCCTGCGGAGATTGAACACGGCTACGTGGAGCACCTGATCAAGTACCGCTGCGACCCGTACTACCAGCTGCGCGGCTCTGGTGATG GCACGTACAGGTGTGACGAGGATCACGTGTGGGTGAGCGCTGAAGCTGGCAAGGAGGTGCCTGTCTGCGAGCCAG TGTGCGGGAAACCGAAGAACCCCCCCAAGCAGATGCAGCGCATCATCGGGGGCCTGCTGGCCAGGAAGGGCAGCTTCCCTTGGCAGGCCCGGCTGGTGACCCGCCACAACCTCGTCGCGGGGGCCACGCTCATTGATGACCAGTGGCTGCTGACCACGGGCAGGAACGTCTACCTGAACCACAGTGAGAACGCCAAGCCGGAGGAGATCGCCCCTACGCTGCAGCTCTTCCTGGGCAGCAAGGAGCAGCCCGCCTTGGGCATCGAGCGCGTGGTGCTGCACCCTGGCTACCCGCAGTCTGTGGATCTGGCCCTGCTGAAGCTCAAGCGGAAGGTGCTCCTCGGAGAGGAGGTGATGCCCATCTGCCTGCCCCAGAAGGACTACGTGCGCCCGGGGCGGGTGGGTTACGTCTCAGGCTGGGGCCGCGGTGCCACCTTTGCCTTTCCCGACATGATGAAGTACGTGATGCTGCCGGTGGCAGAGGGCGAGAGCTGCAGGCAGTACTACGAGGCACGGAATGCGACCTACTGGGTCCAGCCTATCCTCAGCAATGACACCTTCTGCGTGGGCATGAGCGAGCTGCGGGAAGATACGTGCTATGGGGATGCCGGCGGCGCCTTCGCCGTGCAGGACCCCGATGACGACACCTGGTACGCGGCCGGCATCCTCAGCTACGACAAGACCTGCACGGCCTCCAAGTATGGCGTCTACGTGGATGTGCAGCGTGTCCTGGCCTGGGTCAAGGAGACGGTGGCGGCCGGCTGA